The Candidatus Bathyarchaeia archaeon genome includes the window ATCACGTTGCCCGTCCCGAACCCACTGCCGGTGGAGGAGTTCCTGAAGACCCAGGGGAGGTTCAGGCACCTCTTCAAGCCGGAGAATAGGTGGATGATCGAGGCCATACAGCGATGGGTCGATAAGAACTACGAGCGATTGGTCAAGCTCTCCCAGCTCTAAGACCGGTGTTGTGGATGTGCATAGTGGGAAAGGATAAATTGATAGAATTGATAAACGAATACAAGTGCATCCATCCCTTCGATTATTCGCTTCTGGATGGGGATGGCTACGTGCTCACAGTGAGGGATGAAACCACCCTGCATTACTTGGAGCATAGGAACCTGATCTCATATGAGGTGGTCTTCACGCCACCAGGCTACGTAGCCCACCTCACGGCCAAAAGCAAATACGGGAGGATGGGCCTGTCGTTCCTGAATGCCGCCAAGGTCCATAGCGGGTTTGTCGGGAGGTTGGCCCTTGAGCTCGTTAATCTGAGCAACGATAGGCAGCCGATAACGATAAAGAGGGGCGATCCCCTCATGCATATCGAGTTCATAACCAGGCTTGGGAAGCCCTCTCCCTACTCGGGCCCCTATATGTTCCAATACATAACGGATGAGGAGGCTGAGCTATACTCAAAGATACTGTTGGAAAAATTCCCGAGGGAGTACGATCGCGCAAAAGTGGAATCCATGCTCAGGGATAGGATAAGGTGAGGCTATCCGGGTCCCCTGGACCCCCACGCACCATATTTGATGAAAACGAATTACCCCCTCGAAAATATTACCGGGATTGATGTGGAGCGTGGGCCTAAGATCGAGCGGGCCCTCTCCTCGGGCGCCCCTTCGGCTTGGCCTTCGGGGCCGCTCCGCCCCTAAGGTAAAAACAGAGGGTCGCGAGCGAGGCCAATGATAGAGCCATCGCGGCTTCGGAAATCCCATCGCCAGCCGCGAGCGAGATCCCGTCCGCCCTTGGATCGGCCATGCCCTCGGCGACGATGCGAGCCGAGGATCTGAACCTGATTATATGGCTCGTCGTGGTATTCCCAATCTTGTCCACGCGCATAATGAAATCCGGGGGATCGAGCTCGATCGCCGTGAGCCCTTCCCTAAGCCCATATCGGATTCGCCAAGAATCCAAGGGCCTCCGAAACGCGGCCAAATCGAATGGGGTGAAGTTCCCGATGGCGTTCAGGCCCCTATCCCTCGTTACGAGGATCGTACCATTTTCATAGAACCCCAAGTGGCCCTCGTAGGCCTCCAAGGACGGCCTTAGAAAGGATTTGCCGATTCCGTTGAAATCAAACCCGCTTATAACTACGGGCCCTTTGATGGAGATCGATCTCCAAGAACAATCGACCTTCATTAATGACCCCTCCCTCCCCAAGGCCCCGCGGATCTCGAACTTCAACGTGAGGTTCATCCAGTTGGCATCGGAGCTTAACTCGATGGCCCTTAGCTCGGCGCTCTGGCCCGAGGATGTCTCCGCCAAGGCGGCGTTTAGGGCATCCTCCACCTTCGCGGCATCCGATTCGCTTATCCGATGTGGGACCTCCGGGAAGGCCGTGAAGTTCTGATAGGCGATGAGGGCGAGGGAAACGGAAACGGAGGCCCTCGTTATCTTCGCCTCGAGTATGGCGGCATTGGCCAATGGGGCGGGGATGGAGATCGCGGACAATAGGATCGCGGCCAATGCCAATCCCTTGGCCCTTTCCATGGGAAACCCTCCGAATACCACTTCAAACACCGAAGAACGCGCAAACCCTCTCGGCCGCGGCCAAGCTCGCCCTCCTTTGGCCCTCGAGGGTCTGGGCGCCGATGTGGCAAGTGCAAACGCATTTATCCGATCCCACGAGCTCCCTCTCCCAAGCATCGACGGGCGGCTCCTTGGTAAATACGTCTAGGGCCAGCCCGCCGAGCTTCCCGGCCCTCAAGGCCTCTAGAGCAGCCATCCCATCGATTACCTCGGCCCTAGATGTATTCACCAGGAGCGCGCCCTCCTTCATCAGCCCTATTCGCCTCCTATCGATCAGGTGATGCGTCGAGGGCGAATACGGGACGTGGATCGTGACTATGTCGCTTTCTCGCAAAAGCTCCTCCAAGGAGCCAGCGACCCTAAACCCGATCTCCGAGGCCTTTCGGCTTATGTCCACTATATCAAACCCGATTACCTCCGCGCCGAACCCGATCCTAGCGATCCTAGCGACCTCGGACCCTATCCTCCCGCCCGCGCCAACGACCCCAAGCACGCTTCCCCTTAGCTCGCGCCCCATCGAGCCGGATTTGACCCATTTGCCTCCTTTGAGGGCGGCGTCGTTGAACGGTATCCTGCGAAGCAAGGAAAGTATCAGGCCTATCGTGAGCTCCGCGACGCTCTGGGTCGTCGCCTCCGGCGTCGCCATGACCTTTATGCCGAGCTCGTTCGCGGCATCTAGGTCTATATTATCCAAGCCTACCCCGGCCCTGACGATGAGCTTGAGCCCGCCGGCGCCCTTTAGCAGATCCCTCGTCAGCTTCGTCCTTCCCCTGATTATTACCGCCGAATATTTGGGAAGCTCCTCCTTCAGCTCCTCGCCGCTGAGGTCGAGGCGGATGTCGACTTGAAATCCCTTCTTCCTCAGGATATCTATGCCATCTGGATGGATCTCATCGCAAATCAGGATCCTCTCGGCCATCGGCCATGCCCCGCCCCTCAGGGCTTACGTGCCTCCTTGAACCTATTGGATAGCTTCCTGAGGACTTGGGGCAGAGTCGTGTACTCCATCTCCTCGGGGCCCAATCTGGCGGGCATGAACTCGCCGTGCCGCCTTATGTACTCGGCAATTTCGTTCGCGATCGAACGGGCCCTATCGAAGGCAACATCGGCGAAGAGGTCCGCTGGCTTAGAGCCGCCGAGGCCGATCAATCGACCATCGGAGAGGTTGAAGCCAAGGGCCACTATCCTAGGCGGGCCGTCGAAGGCGGTGCACCGCGCATCCTCCAAGCCCACGGGCATCAAGGGCCCGTAGTGGGAGCCCCTCATCCAGCCCGCGACGAGGTGCGGGAACGAAAAGGGCAGTAGGACCTCCCCGAGCGCCGGAAGGCCGCGCTGGCACCTGACCAGCATGCAAGGATCGTCCTTGCCCACGTATTTTCCCGCTATCAGGCTCAGTCTGCTGGTCGAGACGCTGGCCGCCAAAAGGCCATCCGAGTTCCTGAATATCCTCTCGATCACATATCTTCCCGTCGTCCCGATGAGGGCCACCAAGTCATAGATCTCCGCGGGGCAGACGAGGTCCACGTACTTGTTCTCTATTATGTCCAAGACCCTAAAGGTAAAGCCCGAGTGCATGACCTCCTCTATTACGAGGCCGGCCGTATAGGAGGGGTCGGCGAAGATCCTGAAGAGCGGCAGGTTGAAGGCCCCGGGCTCCGTTTTATCGGCGGCGAAGGCGACGAATGGCTCGGAGGGGCGCTCCTCGATCTCCATTTCCGCCACCCCGGGCCCCATCCCCTTCACGTTCCCGCTGAAGGTATCGGAGAGAAGGTCTTGGCCAGCGGCGTATAGCTTGAGCTTCTTCGAGACCTTCTCCGTCACCTCCTTGAAGGTATCCCAAGCCAACCCGTGGATCTTGGGATCGTTCTCCCCGCGCCAATGGGTCATCAGGAGCTCTAAGTCGTCGCCGCAGTTGAATACGAAAAAGTCCTCTATCAGGCCCTCATTCCTAGCCCTCTCGAGGCACGCCTTGGCAACCTCTATCTGCTCCGGATGGACGCTGTAATGGCCCGCGACCGATCCGACATCGGCCTTTATCAACGAGATCGTAACCTTCTTACCGCCCATCTCGGATCCCTTCGACGTTTGGGCTAGGCGAGGGGTTTTATTTATTGGTATGCCCGATGGATGGGCTTGTTGGTGGGATGCGGTGGCGAGGATAGAGTTCCCATTGATACTCGTGAACTTCAAAACATATCCGGAGGCGACCGGGGAGAGGGCCCTCGCCCTATCCAAGGCCATAGAGCGGGCTTGGAGGGAGGTTGGCTCGGGGCTTGCGGTCGCGCCCCAGTTCACGGACCTCAGGCTGGTCTCGGAGGCGGTTGAGCTCCCGGTTTTCGCGCAGCATATAGATCCCCAGCCCCCCGGCGCGCACACGGGCCACGTCACGGCGGAATCCGTCAAGGAGGCGGGCGCCATCGGGACCATCATAAACCATTCCGAAAGGCGCATTGGGCTCTCCGAGATCGACGAAGCCCTCAGGAGAGCCAGATCGGTGGGCTTGGTGACGCTCGTTTGCGCCGATACGATCTCGGTCGGGGCGGCCGCGGCGGCCCTCGGGCCCGATATGGTCGCGCTCGAGCCCCCGGAGCTCATAGGGACCGGCATACCGGTATCGAAAGCAAAGCCGGAGGTCGTCAAAGGGGCCGTCGAGAGGATAAGGGCGACGAACC containing:
- the fbp gene encoding fructose-1,6-bisphosphate aldolase/phosphatase codes for the protein MGGKKVTISLIKADVGSVAGHYSVHPEQIEVAKACLERARNEGLIEDFFVFNCGDDLELLMTHWRGENDPKIHGLAWDTFKEVTEKVSKKLKLYAAGQDLLSDTFSGNVKGMGPGVAEMEIEERPSEPFVAFAADKTEPGAFNLPLFRIFADPSYTAGLVIEEVMHSGFTFRVLDIIENKYVDLVCPAEIYDLVALIGTTGRYVIERIFRNSDGLLAASVSTSRLSLIAGKYVGKDDPCMLVRCQRGLPALGEVLLPFSFPHLVAGWMRGSHYGPLMPVGLEDARCTAFDGPPRIVALGFNLSDGRLIGLGGSKPADLFADVAFDRARSIANEIAEYIRRHGEFMPARLGPEEMEYTTLPQVLRKLSNRFKEARKP
- a CDS encoding hydroxyacid dehydrogenase, with the translated sequence MAERILICDEIHPDGIDILRKKGFQVDIRLDLSGEELKEELPKYSAVIIRGRTKLTRDLLKGAGGLKLIVRAGVGLDNIDLDAANELGIKVMATPEATTQSVAELTIGLILSLLRRIPFNDAALKGGKWVKSGSMGRELRGSVLGVVGAGGRIGSEVARIARIGFGAEVIGFDIVDISRKASEIGFRVAGSLEELLRESDIVTIHVPYSPSTHHLIDRRRIGLMKEGALLVNTSRAEVIDGMAALEALRAGKLGGLALDVFTKEPPVDAWERELVGSDKCVCTCHIGAQTLEGQRRASLAAAERVCAFFGV
- the tpiA gene encoding triose-phosphate isomerase, whose protein sequence is MARIEFPLILVNFKTYPEATGERALALSKAIERAWREVGSGLAVAPQFTDLRLVSEAVELPVFAQHIDPQPPGAHTGHVTAESVKEAGAIGTIINHSERRIGLSEIDEALRRARSVGLVTLVCADTISVGAAAAALGPDMVALEPPELIGTGIPVSKAKPEVVKGAVERIRATNPAVVPICGAGISKGEDVKAALELGTEGVILSSGVVRAKDPKGVALEMALAAISHRKGGKG